TAGGACTCGCTTTCCAGAGGCGTGACAAGGAAACCGACACGCTAAAATATCTTTGAGATTTTTTAGGCTGATTATGGTTATTACCACATTATCAGCACCGTTGTTATTACAAGATGTGTCAATAATGAAAGCGTTTAAATTAATGTTTGGCCGTCATTTAGGGTCAAGTGGAGCGTTAAAAGCACCTCTGACCTTTGCTCTTGTTGCCGAATGGAAAACCTTCCGTGGCCGTATTTACTGTAAAAACTGTGTGACGCAAAAACCTTGTTGCTGAATCACTTCCACTTGTAGAAACTTTTGCTTAAGCAGCAaccatggagggggggggggggtaaatcagATGATCTCCGTTCCAGCTTTCATCTTGGAAGTGCTTTAAAAggctgcaatgttaccaaaaaatgtcaaagtgatccagagtccaggatcttttctggatcgtcaccaaaatgtaatcattggttcctgataacattcccaacatttcatcaagatccgtccgatATCATGGCCGCCGCCTCGGCCTGATGGCAGCAGAGGCCTGGACTCGCTGCATTTTATCGATACAGAGAGATCAAAGGCACCCGAGTCAGACATTATAGATCTATTTTACCTAGTAATGAAGATATAGCCCAGCGCCTGTTGGGTTGGACCGGTTCTGAGGGCAGAGAGCCCATTTCACTCTGAGACGTCCGTCAGCGAGGCGGTTAAAGCTGGACCATGCGTCCCCAGGTCTGCGGCCCGGAGACGGGCCGTCCTCGGCGAGTTGAAAGCCTTCCTCGTCGCTACTTCATCCAGTGTCGCCTCCTTTTCTTCTAGCCAAGGTTGAGGAAGACTCGCACCTCCCGACCTCCGCCTCGTGAACGCTGTAATCCCTGCAGTCCTGAAAGCCGAGCGTCGCCCGTCGTCCTACTATGCCGGGGGCCGTAGATCGCATGGAGCTGAGCCGAGTCTGCACGGAGGCGGAAGACGACAGCACGGACAGCCTGAACGGCCGCTTCAACGAGTCCATGGACTCTGAGAAGGCCACCATCAACAGGTTAGCAGCCCTGTGGGTTTTTATATCCCTGCCAAGAATGAGCAGACGGCCGCAGTCCTGTGAAACCGCAGCTTTGTTACGGACACCTCGCCGTTTCTGGAACCCACTAAAGTATGTGAAGTCTTTTTTTAGGGTGTGGCCGGTGAGTTGGCGCGAGGATAGACATTCCCATTGACCTGGATGAATCTGTCTGCATCTTTAATTTGTGTAATCCAGACCGGCATTAACGGCTGCCGCTATTGGCTGTCAGGCGTCTTCTGTTGCGTTCGTGAACTGTGGTTTAACCATAAACTGGACTTTGGTAatcgttttctcttttttattgtcCTACAGTCAATTTATTGATGATAATGACGGAGAAAGTCAAAAGTTTCTGATCAATGgactgatgaagaagaagaaatatgaGGAATACCACGAGGAATATGTACGTTTATTTATCTGTTCTGCAGATTTGAAAAGCATACAATATTCCCTCATGAAGTCTTATcgtagtttttttttgtactgcatTGCAGTACAGAATCCCTCTAATGTATTCAGAGGTGCAGACGATGCCCATCAAAATACTTCAAATCTGTTTGGCATCAGTTCCGACTGACCGTTTTCCCATGTCGTCTCTGAGCAGCATCCCGGACACACTTCCTTCGGGATGTCTGTCTTCAACTTGAGCAACGCCATCATGGGCAGCGGCATCCTGGGCCTGTCCTTCGCTATGGCGAACACCGGCATCGTTCTCTTTACGTAAGTTCCGCTGCGGCAGATCGAGGAACCTGACGGACAATCGAGCACGgaggccacaaaaaaaaactttctacATTCTGCATTCCTTCGTTTTAAATTACGCTACGTCGACATTTCTCCTCATCTGTCGGCCTCGTCTCGTCATCCAATAAGTAGAGTTACAGAACAACGAGGGGCTTCAAGGTTTTAGAAATGCCATCTGCCGACAGATAATGTGAGTTAACCTCATATTATGGCGTCTAAATACGGGGGCTGggccctaaccctgacccccccatCTCAAGAGACGTAGCTGCAGTGTTCCGCAACTActttcatttcttatttctaggagaatagaaataaaaacgtgCACCAGGCGGcgctgctgcctctttctccGTGCCGCTCTGTCCAGACGTTCCGTCTCACGTCTCCCGGGTGTCTTGTTATCGCTCTCCTCACCGACCTTCGGCATGTCTGCGCTTTCTGTGCAGGCTCCTGCTGGCTGCTGTGGCGATCCTCTCCCTATATTCGGTGCATCTGCTCCTCGTGACGGCAAAAGAAGGAGGTTGGTGTTGAACTTGAGCTAGTAGATGGTGCCTTTTTAATAATTTGGGAATTTAAAGttgttattgatttgttttatttcggAAGTGTAACTTTTTACAAATTTAGTGACTCATTTCCATCTTTCTAAAATGAGGAAATGCACTTGATTTAGGGAATCGTGAGGAAAGGTCGCCCCAATTTAACAACATATCCGGAGCCGACTCCGACTATGTCAAAGGAcgatcaaaaaaacaacaagtagCTAAAATACGTGTTTCGTAAAAACACTACGGAAAGTAATTTAAAATACAGAATGAACTTTCTTTTTTGTCTGGTCAGGATCCCTCATCTATGAAAAGCTGGGCGAGAGGGCGTTTGGCTGGCCAGGAAAGATGGCCGCATTCGGATCCATCATTCTGCAGAACGTCGGAGGTAGGCAGCTTTATTTGaaacaaatacaacaacaaaaacatacTTTAATATAGTATTTATATTTGCTGGACCTCTCCGGACACGTATTCCATCTATAAGTGAGACGTCTAGCCCCCCTCTGTCCCCCCCTCTGTCCCCCCAGCCATGTCCAGCTACCTCTTTATTGTGAAGTATGAGCTGCCGGAAGTGATCCGAGCTTTCTTGGCTTTAGAGGAAAACTctgggtgagtgtgtgttgatgtgtttgggtgtgtgcgGCTTTCACAGTGTCTGTCTCTGACCTTGTTTTAACCTCTCCGCAGGGAATGGTACCTGAACGGGAACTACCTGGTGGTGTTTGTGTCCATCGGCGTCATTCTGCCGTTGTCGCTCCTTAAAAATCTCGGTAAGGACTGGTTTTACTCCGGCGACAGCGACGTCCACGCGTCTGATGCCTCCAGTCTGTGACGGGAGCTCACAAAGTGGGTGTCGGGACCCCTCCAGGGGGTCATGAGACGCCATTTTAGATGATTGTGAAGAGTCGTGAGATGAGAAGTGTATAAGCTGAAAGCATGCAAATAACTAGAAAGCCAAAATAACTttaaatctctatctctaaaattcaatgcacagtaggccaaaaTGCGAAGCGAAAGATCTTgataatatccacaatccggatccgatccggatgaaatttggcggtaagatagaggcccccgccctacacgactgtgacaatttccataaacatcggtcaataatcaaccgggaTATTGAGggacaaattttgaagctccattgactgcaatgttaacagaagtttcaaagtgatccagaatccaggatctcttctggatcaacaccaacatttaatcgtctgttcctggaaacattcccaacattacctgaaaatgtcatgaagatctgtctgtaacctttttgggttatgttgctaacagacagacagacagacaaaccttGGCGGAGGTTGAAGTGTCTGACTTCCTGCAGGCGGACGCCAGTTTTATTTCGGTGTTGCACTTCCATACTGCAGCTGTCTGTAATCCACCAAACCAGGAGTAACGGAACAccggtggggggagggggggggggggcacagccagCGATGGCAGTTAGCGGCCTAAAGTCAGCTGCAGCGAACCAGATTATGGAATCAAGACAGTTGGACGTAAAGAACCAGATAGAAGCTGAAAGTTGTAACGTGACAATCGCAGGTACGGCGGGCTGAATGTAACCGTTCCATCCAGGGCTGTCATTCCAGCTGGAGTTCAGATCTGATCACACTTGTGTTCTATTTCTGAAGAGGGGTCACTGCTTTGAGCAGGATGTGACCCACTTCTGGAAATACACACCCTACCGAATAAGTTGATGAGAAATGGAGTGGAAAAGCACAGAGGCGAGCGTTGCATCATTGAACCCCTGACTCCTCCTCTTTAGGCTACCTGGGCTACACCAGCGGGTTTTCCCTTTCCTGCATGGTCTTCTTCCTGGGCGTGGTAAGTGCAGAAACATTACAACCAATCAAATCAAGTGTTTCAAGAAGAATCGGTAGCCTGCGCTTTGGGTAAACGGTGTTAAAATGTCCGGACGACTTCAGGCAACGCTAACGCGGCTTCCTATTCCCAATCAGATGATCTACAAGAAGACGCAGCTGCCCTGTCCTCTCCCTTTCTTCTACCAACACTCATCCAACCTCAGCACGAACGCCTCCGACGCTCTCGGGCCGCACTCGCAGCTCAACAGCTCGGCTCTGATGGACTTCTCCCGAGCCGACGTTTCCCCGGTGACCCGTGACGCCCGTCACCCCGCCGCCGTCCATGTCGGGCCTCACCCTGACGACGAGGCGATGTGCAAGCCCAAGTACTTTGTCTTCAACTCGCAGGTAAGACTTTGCGATGAATGCATGAATTGAAACTCAGGCGTCGACAGACTGCGTTTTAATAAGGCGGGTCTTGCAGCGCGGCCAGCACGCACCCGGGTCGTTTGATGTGGGCGGGGCTGGGCTAAGGTCCTGCAGAACGACGCCTCCTGCCCCGCCCGAGTACGGCCTTAAATGTTCTTCcgcttttgccccccccccagactgcgTACACCATTCCCATCCTGGCCTTCGCCTTTGTCTGCCATCCTGAGGTCCTGCCCATCTACAGCGAGCTGAAAGAGTAAGCACGCCCCGCCACGCCCCGTCCCGCCCCGTCGAGCAGCGCCGCACGCGTCGTCCTGATCAGCATCACCAAACGCACCGAGGGGCGTGTCCTAAAAGCCGGTCTGGCTAGATTCAGATTTAATCACGGCACGTCTCTGGAGTGTCCTGACGATGTGATGCCGTTCCGTTTCTGCAGCCGCAGCCGCAGGAAGATGCAGAACGTCTCCAACCTGTCCATCCTCACGATGCTCATCATGTACATGATGTCCGCGCTGATTGGCTACCTCACCTTCTACGGTGAGACGCGCTGATAATCGGATAGTCCCGCGGTCCGGCCCCGCCTGGTCGGCGTCCCTCATTCACTCATCTGTGTCCGTCCCCAGACAACGTGGAGGCGGAGTTGCTCCACACCTTCACCAGAGTCTATAAGTTCGACACCATGTTGCTGCTGGTCCGTGTGGCGGTTCTCACCGCCGTCACCCTGACCGTCCCCATCGTGCTGTTCCCTGTGAGTAGAACCGCATGCGTCTTCCCTCTCCTTCGTTCCAGGCCCGTCGCCTCTGTCctctgacatttgtttttaagcCTCGATAAATGGACCTTGTTTCAAGCTCAGATATAATTTGATTCCAATCGGAGCCAAAGGAAATAAACCAGTTCTTTAGTCGCTCACAAACAGCCCGGGCTCGCTGGACGATGCCGCTGGCGCTCCTCTCCTCATCGTCACAGATCTGAAAACACTCAACTGCCCCGAGTGGGGCAATAGAGGGGCAGGGCGCAGGCAGAGGGATCCATTCTCGCCTGTCGATATTCAGCATTTTGTGTCGCTACCTTGGGAATATAAATCATATTTACTCGCCTCCCTTTGTTGTCAGCCTGTGTGGGGCGTCTCCTTCATCCATTACCCACCGCCCTCCTCTTCTCACTCCATATATGTTCACAGGCTAATTTTAGCTTGACCCTCATCTGACATGAGGAGTTTCTCACCtcgcacgtgcacgcacacagtAGTTACTCATTTTAATGTCTGGTGTCATTGCAAGTACTTCAGGCatccactagggggcagcaaagTAGCTATATAGTCACAAGAATGCACTGACAGGCAATGCAGTAAAGACCTTCACacctatgcacacacacacacacacacacacacacgagagacaCTTTTGTCTGTTGAGAGGACCCCCCCTCTCTCCGCAGTGGAAGTTTACAGCCTTTGAATGGACAGTGGAAAAAACCCCACCCTCACCATCAGACACAGACAGGTGGCGCTAATGAGACAGAAACTTCTACATCTCCAGGAATCTCCCCAGCGATGGGGAGAAATAGTCTAATGTCCTGTTCATGGTAACCAGCAGAGAATCCCATCCGGATGCATCTGGGAATACCGAGAGAGGAACTCACACCCATTCAGGAATGTCCTTTGAGTATCGCCGTTTTTATGCTGCTGTAGATGAAAAGAAATTCAAACCGACAGGGTTGTGTTTTCAGGTTTTTCAGGTTGCAAATCtttgaataattaattattctATGATTATTAGTCGTATAAGTTTGTGTCAAGAAGTCAGGAAAGCTGGAGAAACCATTTTTATCCgactttcattttattataaaataaatgtattaatagcTAATTTCCTgtctgtaaatatatatatatatatacatatgtataatGTCAACCCATTTGGTTATTACAATTAGCTAGACCTACCTGCTAAAGCTCTTGGATGTTGAAATGACCTGAATTATAATGGACTCTGgggttttctgtttttaaagctTTTCAATTAGAACTTATctaaaatgagagaaaatggTTTTCTCATTATCTTTTAGAATCGTTTCGGTTTGTGCATGTGAGCAGAGTCTGGGGACGGTTTAATCAACGCGCTGTCCTGGCTGAACGGATGAAAGATTGATGAGCCCGGATGAAAAGGACGACTCGCCGCTTTGCCAAGTTTCCATTTGACATCTGAGAATCCCACCTTGAATACTTCTGACCTTAAGGAACGTTAGAGATTAACGTTAGCTTTGTCTGAGACCGCCGGCGGCTCCCGTGAGAGaggagcgagtgtgtgtgtgtgtgtgtgtgcgtgtgcgtgtgcgtgcgtgtgtgtgtgtgtgtgcgtgtgtgtgtgtgtgtgtggtcgcaTGAAGGTAGATATTAGAGGCGCTGGATCACACAGGGCTTTGCCTGGATCCTGTATAATGAAAAGGCTTTATGTGCAGTCAGACGTGTCCCAGTTCTCAGGCAGCTGGAGGCGGAGTtaagggggcggggggaggggggggacggacggacggacgagcAGCAACTTCACTTCCTGAGGAATTGTGTGTAAAGCCGCTAATGTTAGCAGGCAGTCGGTTTACGCTACAGGTTTTGTTGGTTCCGTCCCGTTGGTCCAAAGGCAAGTTCGGCTGCTGACGTGAGCTCAGCGGCGCGGTCGTCCCCccccagggtgtaccccgcccagAGGCGACTGACTGTTTATGTGTGCCGGCGTGGGGGAGACCAAGGAGTAAAATAATTACTCGTATCAGACGGGGAACCCCGGTGGACCCCGGTGGACCCTGGTGGACCCCGGTGGACCCCGGTGGACCCTGGTGGACCCTGGTGGACCCCGGTGGACCCCGGTGGACCCTGGTGGACCCTGGTGGACCCTGGTGGACTCCGATGGACCCTGTGGACCCCGGTGGTTGTTGGGTTTTGGCTTTGGTTGTGTATCATTCTGGCAGTGGGCAGAGCAGACGTCGTCCTCGTCCCTCCTGATGAGGGCGCTCTCGGTGGCGCAGGAAGCGGTTAATGATCGTTGTCCGTTCCATCGTGCCGCGTTTTACATCCCGTGCCCCCACCTGATCTGAGATgtgtaaaacattttgacaGTTGTTCGGCACATTCTTGCGTAAATCGATTCCAACCAATGAGAAGCCAGACCGCTGGAATGTTTCCACGGCGACAACAAAGGCGGGACACAAAAGTCAAGCGTGAAAGACAGCTTTGTGCACGCGCCTCCTCCGGCTGACGCAATCCGGCGGCTCCGCTACAGGAGACAATCTCCTGCCTTTCTGAATGGCCACcgtaagctccgcctccttgcTGCCTTTCACCACAGGGCCTCAAGCTTCCCGTtccctcacaaacacacacacactacagctCTGCAGCCTCAGGCTGGACGGACGCCGTGCCCGATGGGCTGCTGACACTCTCGTCGTGTCTGTCCCCAGATCCGCTCCTCCATCACCACGCTGCTGTTCAGTGGGCGGGAGTTCAGCTGGGCTCGCCACATGCTGATCGCTGCAGCCATCCTGGCCTTCACCAACACGCTGGTCATCTTCATCCCCACCATAAGAGACATCTTCGGCTTCATCGGTGAGTCCCGCTAGGGTCAGTGGTAGGGGTCAgggttttgcccccccccccccccaataaaaaaaaaatactcttgtatccttattaacatacaaagaaatatgaaaaagaaagaattatagatcaacttacaacaaagaataactttattaccattttttttagtctgcaacagaaaatgaggaagccaGGCCtttttcttctcccaccgtagattgtttgtttacaaccgctcttcttctgctaaaactccctgcgcgcactctgacaatcagggcgccactgccaactcctggagtggatgtgcaattacacgtTAATCTTGTAaggcaaacaaaacattttctccgtggtcacaggtgcccccccccaccatttgagaaccactgggttaGGGGTAGGGGTAGGGGTAGGGTATAGGGGTCAGGGTCAGTGGTAGGGGTTAGGGGTAGGGGTAGGGGTCAGTGGTAGGGGTCAGTGGcaggggtcagggttagggtcagggttaggttGGACGACTTTAACACAGATATCGTTTAACAAAACGGCAGCAAAGACGCCCAAACGTTAACGGATGAGTTTCGAACATATGATGGCGTCACAAGCAGCTAAGAAGAGGAATGAATCTTCAGAATTAATCTTCATCCTGCTCTTCACTTCAGGCTCATCTGCGGCCACGCTGCTCATCTTCGTCCTCCCGGCTGCTTTCTACCTCCGTCTGGTCAAATCGCTGCCAATGCGCTCCCCACAGAAGATCGGGGTGggtgtggacacacacacacacacacacactgcagacacgcacacacacacacgcgcgctctTCCTCGCTGTGAGTAACATCGGTGCTTCATCGCTCTCTTCAGGCGGCCATTTTTCTCATCGTGGGAATCGTCTTCATGATTGGCAGCTTGACTCTCATCGTCCTCGACTGGATCCACAACCCCGCAGGTTCCAGCGGGGCTCActaagcgccccccccccggcccaaaCCCTGCTCCGTTATTCAGTTGGCTTCACATCCTGGATCAGGGTTCGGCAGATCCTTTAAAGTTTGCCTTAAAACCACAATGGACTCCGGTTCACCCGCCAGACGGCGCCGCCCTTCAGATTGAGACGTCATCGTGGGTGACACAACACAGAACCCTCAGAGAGAACAGAACCCTCAGAGAGAACAGAACCCTCAGAGGAGAACAGAACCCTCAGAGGAGAACAGAACCCTCAGAGAGAACAGAACCCTCAGAGAGAACAGAACCCTCAGAGGAGAACAAAACCCTCAGAGGAGAACAGAACCCTCAGAGGAGAACAAAACCCTCAGAGAGAACAGAACAACCCTCAGAGAGAACAGAACCCTCAGAGAGAACAGAACAACCCTCAGAGAGAACAGAACCCTCAGAGGAGAACAAAACCCTCAGAGAGAACAGGCCTAATCAGATGTTCCACCATGGCCGCCTGAAAGCGGCGCCTTCGGGGTTCTTTCCGGTTCTTAAAAGGCA
This portion of the Brachionichthys hirsutus isolate HB-005 chromosome 22, CSIRO-AGI_Bhir_v1, whole genome shotgun sequence genome encodes:
- the slc38a4 gene encoding sodium-coupled neutral amino acid transporter 4 — translated: MPGAVDRMELSRVCTEAEDDSTDSLNGRFNESMDSEKATINSQFIDDNDGESQKFLINGLMKKKKYEEYHEEYHPGHTSFGMSVFNLSNAIMGSGILGLSFAMANTGIVLFTLLLAAVAILSLYSVHLLLVTAKEGGSLIYEKLGERAFGWPGKMAAFGSIILQNVGAMSSYLFIVKYELPEVIRAFLALEENSGEWYLNGNYLVVFVSIGVILPLSLLKNLGYLGYTSGFSLSCMVFFLGVMIYKKTQLPCPLPFFYQHSSNLSTNASDALGPHSQLNSSALMDFSRADVSPVTRDARHPAAVHVGPHPDDEAMCKPKYFVFNSQTAYTIPILAFAFVCHPEVLPIYSELKDRSRRKMQNVSNLSILTMLIMYMMSALIGYLTFYDNVEAELLHTFTRVYKFDTMLLLVRVAVLTAVTLTVPIVLFPIRSSITTLLFSGREFSWARHMLIAAAILAFTNTLVIFIPTIRDIFGFIGSSAATLLIFVLPAAFYLRLVKSLPMRSPQKIGAAIFLIVGIVFMIGSLTLIVLDWIHNPAGSSGAH